From the Cyanobacteria bacterium FACHB-DQ100 genome, the window CCTTTTAAGCTGAGAAAGTCTTTGTTGTTTTGCAAGAGAATGGTGTGGTCAGGAGCCGCGATCGCGGTAATCCTTCCGTCTAAGCTTGTGGTCATTGCCGATAGACCTGTATCCAGTCGAATGGGTAAATCCATCTGCCAAATTCGCGCCGTTTTATCAGCACTCGCACTGAGAAGCTGAGTTCCCGCAGGACTAAAGCTAACGTGCATAACTGCGGCTTCATGTCCTTGAAGGGTTTGAAGCAATGCGCCCTCCAAATTCCAAAGCCGAATGGTGCGATCGATTGAACCTGTCGCGATCGTGCCTCCATCTGGACTATAGCTTGCAGTGTTGACTTGATCGCGATGTCCTTCTAGGGTTGTAATTTCTTTACCATTCAATGTCCAAAGCTTTGCTACATTGTCCCCACTGGTGAGAAACGATCGACCATTCGGAGCCATCATCACACTGGTAACGCGATCGTTGTGAACTCTAAGGCTTCTGAGCGCAGCCGCTCTACCTACTTGCCAAAACCTCACCGTTCCATCTTCGCCACCGGATAGGATCTGACGATCGTTTTGCCCAAATGTCACGCTGTTGACCCATCCTCTATGTCCCCGAAAGGTTTGAACGGCTCTCATCTGATCGAGTTGCCATAGCTTTATTGTGCCGTCTCGACTGCCTGAAATCAGCGATCGACCATTCGAGCTAAACCGCACCGATGTCACCCAGTTTTGATGTCCAGTCAAGGTCTGTATCAGTGTCCCATCACGATTCCACAGTTTGATAGTTTTATCTGCGCTGGCAGTGGCAAGTTGCTGCTGATCGGGGCTAAAGGCTACTGCTAAAACACGATCGCTGTGTCCCACTACATCTTTAATCAATTGACCTTCACGCGACCATAGTTTTACTAAGTTGTCGTTGCTCACAGTGACAATTAGCTGACCATCAGAACTCATCTGCACATCATTCACTTGCTGAGCGTGACCCATGAGCCGATTCGATTCTTGCGTTTGAGAGATTGCCTGCTGTAAGGTTGCGATCGTATTAGTTCGCACCTCTACCAGGACAAATCGATCGAGCTGTTTTAGCTGTTGTCCTGCTTTGATCGCTGCGGTTAGCGCTTCTAGCTGCTGATTTGAGTTCAGTAATGCTTCAGATGAAGCAGACAGCGCTTGGATCGAGCGGATCTGAGCATTTCGCTGATTCCACAGTGCCAATCCTCCTAATCCAAATGCAGCAACTGCTAAGCTTGCAATGGCTGCGATCGCTTGCTGAGCGCGTCTGAGCCGACGTTTGAGCGCAATTTTCTCGCTCTGACGCGCTTCTAAACTGGCTTCAATAAAGACTTGAGTATCTTGAGTCAGTTCATCAGTGTACTTAACATAAAGTTCTTCTGCTTCTGCCAGCCGCATTCCTCGCAATAATAAATCTGGAGGACGATTGCTCTTTTTCCAGCCGATCGCGGCTTGCTCGATCGGTCGCTGCACTCTCAATCGATTGCGGTTCTCATCCAGCCACCAGCGCAAGGTTGACCAATGGCGAATCAGAATTTCGTGGGCAACTTCAATGGTGACAGAAGGCTCAATCTCTGATTGTTCAATCTCTGATAGCTCAATGTCCCGACTGGTTGGCACGTCTTCGGTGTTGATCACAATCAGTTTTGCAGCACTCAGCGATTGTAAAGTCCGATCAACCAAAGCTTGAGGATACTTTGCGACAGATAACTCCGACTTCAACACCCTCCGCCGCGTATCTTCAACGCCTTCTCCTAGCTGCGTGAGCGACAGGAAAATCCATCGAGCACAGTGCTGCTCCTCTGGGTCAAGTTGGTTGTAAGCGGATTGAGCTTTATGCTCTAATGCACCCTGCAAGCCGCCAATCTCAGATTGATAGGCTTCTAGGGTGAGTGTTCCTTGTTGTCGATGTTGCCAAAGCTGCTCCAGCACAAACTCTAAAATCGGCAAGTCTCCCGGAGTCCGATCGAGTTCTTGCAGCAGCACTTCGACTAGTCCCGGTTCTACGGTTAATCCCACTTGTTCCGCAGGACGCACAATCACCTGACGGTACTCTTCATCGCTGAGACAAGGAGGAATCAGAATGCTCGATCGCTGTAAAATCGCCGCAAGTTGAGGCATTTCTAAGCCTGCTGCGACAAAATCCGCTCTCAATGTCAGCACTAATTTGAAGCGATCGCGGGTGTGCTCCAGTGTTTCCAAAACAATATTGAGAAAGTCTTGCCGAACCGGTTCCGAACACAGCGTGAACAGTTCCTCGAACTGATCAATCACAAGCATGACCATCGGTTCAGCACGAGTTCTAAACCATTGCACCAAGCCTTCTACTCCTTGATACAACAGTCCCTCGACTTGCTCTTGTTCCTCTGGCTCAGCTAAACATTTAACCAGCGCATCAAACGGGCGATCGCCCGGACACATTCGCCCCAGCCACCAGTGTTCACTGCCGGGGACATGCTGCCCTTGTCTTAACTGTGCCATCAATCCAGCTTGCACGATCGAAGACTTCCCGCTCCCCGATGCACCGACCACTGCTAAACAAGATTGCTGCTGAACTGCCTGTAAAAGCTGTTGAATTAAAGTCGATCGTCCATAAAAGAACTCGGCATCATGCTCTGTAAACGGCTGCAACCCCCGATAAGGACAGACACTAATATCTGAACTGCGATTCGCCTGCTGGCTCGGAAACACTTCGATCACACCCTGCGTTCCCGATAGCCAAACCGATAGCGTCGTTTGTCCTGCTAATGCTAGTTGAAGCTGAGTAATCCATGCTGCAACCGGATAGCCAGAGTGACGATCGGCAGCATTCAAAGTCTCAACCAGCGATCGCGTCAATAGTTCAGGATCAGTCCGAGCCGCCGCCGCAATCAAGCATTGTCCCTGCTCTCGCTGCAACTCTTCGATCCAATCGGGTAAATCACCTGCATTCGGACAATCCAGAATCACAATCTGCTGAGCCGCCGCGCTGTGGCGCAGGGTTTGACGCAGCCACGATCGCGAAACGCGCTCTGTTCCCAGGATTAAACAAGGTTCGCCTTCAGCCGTAGTCCCCACTCTAGCCCGGAGATACAGTAAAACCGTCGTTGCTTCGGGAGTTTGTAGCTTGGTTTGAATGCTCGATCGCATCGTTTCCCAATCATCAGACTGATAAGCCAACTCGAATCCAGCGCTGAGCAGCTTACTCAATTGCAGAGTTAGACTGTGATTGGGAAAAGCATCAATGACGATCGCTTGACGAGAGGGAGGTGCGATCGTGCTCGATTTTGCACCAATCACAAACTGTCCAAAGCCTTCTACAACTCGTTTTGGCGTTTGCAGCGGATACTCAGGCTGAAGCTGCGTCTCACCACGTCCTCGTTTTTGCTGATTGATCAGCCGGAGTTGTTGATTGCTTTTATCAATGTACTGAAGCGTTTGATGATACACATACTTGTATAAACCATCGGCATCGATCGTTCCAGTGGCATCGGCTGCGGCTCCCCGGAGTCCCTGCATCAGAAAATAGGTAAACACCCCATGCCCTAACTCCGGAAACTCCCACGACTGCTGCGCTTGATCGCATGACAGCAATGCGTAGAAGCCCTGACTCTCCGAAGCTTGTCGCCCCAATACCCGCACTAATTGCTGAGTCGGATTCGGCAATGTGCCTCTCAGCGTCATTCCGCCACTATGACAAGCATCTAACCAGACGATCTGCTGTTTTGCTTGACACTGACTGAACTGTTCCAAAAGCTCAGCAACACTCAGCCCAGTGTTGAGCAAATCTGCTTTCTGAGTATCGGTTAAACAAAGAATTGGCTGTTGAGTCGTCGTCTCTAATACTCCGTGACCTGAAAAATACACCAGAATAGTATCTGCCGCTTGCGCCGATCGCACAATCTCCTTTAAGCTGTCGCGGACTTGGCTCAGGGTCGCTGGCACACCAAAATCATGGCGGATTTGCATCGATCGCTGCGGAAAGCTTTGAGTTGCATCGATCAGCGCTTCAGAAAGACCCTGACAATCGATCGCGGAATATTGCAGTGAGGGAAGCTGCGGATCTCTGTAGCGATTCACAC encodes:
- a CDS encoding caspase family protein, which encodes MPRALNRSSVLETGQAKLWILLIGVNRYRDPQLPSLQYSAIDCQGLSEALIDATQSFPQRSMQIRHDFGVPATLSQVRDSLKEIVRSAQAADTILVYFSGHGVLETTTQQPILCLTDTQKADLLNTGLSVAELLEQFSQCQAKQQIVWLDACHSGGMTLRGTLPNPTQQLVRVLGRQASESQGFYALLSCDQAQQSWEFPELGHGVFTYFLMQGLRGAAADATGTIDADGLYKYVYHQTLQYIDKSNQQLRLINQQKRGRGETQLQPEYPLQTPKRVVEGFGQFVIGAKSSTIAPPSRQAIVIDAFPNHSLTLQLSKLLSAGFELAYQSDDWETMRSSIQTKLQTPEATTVLLYLRARVGTTAEGEPCLILGTERVSRSWLRQTLRHSAAAQQIVILDCPNAGDLPDWIEELQREQGQCLIAAAARTDPELLTRSLVETLNAADRHSGYPVAAWITQLQLALAGQTTLSVWLSGTQGVIEVFPSQQANRSSDISVCPYRGLQPFTEHDAEFFYGRSTLIQQLLQAVQQQSCLAVVGASGSGKSSIVQAGLMAQLRQGQHVPGSEHWWLGRMCPGDRPFDALVKCLAEPEEQEQVEGLLYQGVEGLVQWFRTRAEPMVMLVIDQFEELFTLCSEPVRQDFLNIVLETLEHTRDRFKLVLTLRADFVAAGLEMPQLAAILQRSSILIPPCLSDEEYRQVIVRPAEQVGLTVEPGLVEVLLQELDRTPGDLPILEFVLEQLWQHRQQGTLTLEAYQSEIGGLQGALEHKAQSAYNQLDPEEQHCARWIFLSLTQLGEGVEDTRRRVLKSELSVAKYPQALVDRTLQSLSAAKLIVINTEDVPTSRDIELSEIEQSEIEPSVTIEVAHEILIRHWSTLRWWLDENRNRLRVQRPIEQAAIGWKKSNRPPDLLLRGMRLAEAEELYVKYTDELTQDTQVFIEASLEARQSEKIALKRRLRRAQQAIAAIASLAVAAFGLGGLALWNQRNAQIRSIQALSASSEALLNSNQQLEALTAAIKAGQQLKQLDRFVLVEVRTNTIATLQQAISQTQESNRLMGHAQQVNDVQMSSDGQLIVTVSNDNLVKLWSREGQLIKDVVGHSDRVLAVAFSPDQQQLATASADKTIKLWNRDGTLIQTLTGHQNWVTSVRFSSNGRSLISGSRDGTIKLWQLDQMRAVQTFRGHRGWVNSVTFGQNDRQILSGGEDGTVRFWQVGRAAALRSLRVHNDRVTSVMMAPNGRSFLTSGDNVAKLWTLNGKEITTLEGHRDQVNTASYSPDGGTIATGSIDRTIRLWNLEGALLQTLQGHEAAVMHVSFSPAGTQLLSASADKTARIWQMDLPIRLDTGLSAMTTSLDGRITAIAAPDHTILLQNNKDFLSLKGHTAPITQIQISPDNTLLISGSADKTIRLWNLSTGELIRTISGHNDRVTALSFSPDQETFASASADRTIKIWTLQGGIHTILQGHTDEVTSLSYSPDGRLASGSVDNTVRLWDVDRRTSTILGKHNLAVAAIAFSPNGKTLASASWDNTIKLWAVDEARFRQTLIGHNGGVTSLSFNQDGSVLASGSDDTTIKLWNSETGELIKTLVGTNDRVASVAFQSDKLLSTSDRLGLTRWNLNLDSLLSRSCDRVRSYLRSDSTKDNRSLNCNNN